The genomic DNA CAAGTTCAGGAAGAAAAGGACGTGGTATCCGTGGAAGAAAGGGCAAGGGTGCTGAAAAAGTCAGACCAAGTAAAGCAGCCGCTTACCAACGGAAAGTAAACCACCAGTTTAAGTAAATGATCTTTTTATTTCTCTTTTTTCTTTATTTGTTTCTTCTCTAACCATTTTACAGGCATAACAAATGTTTTTATATCCTGTCCTTCTTTACGATAAAATTACTAGTATGAGTGTGACTTGCTATAAGTCAAATGTGTAAGCATGGTGATTCCTATTGAAGATTTGACAAAAAAAGAGAGCTTTCCAGAAAATAGGGTAATACAACCACTACAACCAGATCTACACCATCAAGAACCCCTTGATCCACGACATTTCTTTAGACTTCCTGATGGTTCTGTATTGAGAACGCTTCATGATTTACGGGAAAAACTGCCACGAATGGACGAGGCAACCTTTCGGTGGCACGTCAATGAGCACAAAAATGATTTTGCTTCATGGATTCAAGACATCTTTAAGCATGAAGACCTTGCACAGGCGATTTCTCATTGTCAGACAAAAGAGGCCATGATAACGGTGCTTGAAGCTCATGCAACACAACAACATCGTGATCTTCTTGTGCAACCATCAATTCATCAGCTTCAACAGCACATGCCTCCCCCCCCACCCGCTCCTCCACCTATTCCTTCACTAACTCCCTTACCACAAGCGGATGAACATGATGAGGTTACCGAGCTCTTTACTCAGGAACAGAGCAATATAGACACACCGAGCACCGATTTCTTAAAGCTACGATTAGCGCAATACCAAGAGCGAAAAGAAGTACAGCAACGACAAGGAGAACAACATGCAACTCCGAAACATGTTCCTTCATTCCTTGAACCGCCTGCACCAAGAAAAAAGGCTATGACGTACCATATCACCTTTGTACGTGACTTAAAGCGTGAGCTCCGTATCAAAGAAATGATCCTTGCACTTTTTGTTTATTTGCTGACCTTGTTCCTCATGCTCGTTACCAAGGGAAAAATTACTGAAGGTCTCTTGCTCAGCTATGGCTGGTATCTTTTTGCAGTATTTACGACCATCATATTAGTGATTCTTGCTACGATTAACTGGGCAATTTACTTTGGTGTCCATAAAGCATACACGACAGAACATGAAAGCCTGTTTGCAATGTCACACACTGGACTAACCGTTGCCCTTTTCTCTGATGTGCTTATTTTAGTACCCGTAACCCTGTTTACCATCCTTGGTCCCATTACCGCAACCACATTTCAATCCAGCGTCATTATCATGCTCATCATGATTGTTGTTGTTTCTTTCGTGCTTATGGTTATCATCACCGATTCTACCTTCAATCGGTTGAAAAAACGATTAACACTACGTGAAGAGCTGGAAAACAGAAAGAATATTCTTGTCGGTTAAAAGTTTGATTCTAAACATCCCATTCTTAGGACGCACGCCACGCCGATGGCGGCGCTGTGATAGAATAAGGTTTACTTTGCACGGTTACCTACTGCAGTAAGTGATTTCCTGAGTTTTTCTATTCGCTCGCTGTTCCGTTGATGTTTTTTGTTCAGTTCCTCAACAAGGCAGGTAAGATACCTTTGATCAACAAGGAGCTTTCCTTCTTTTGCGAGAAGCATTTCAAGGAAATCAGTCCCAATCATCTCTACCATCATTTTTGTTCCACAGGCAATAATTCCTGATTTCTTTAACCCGCAGGAAGAACAACAGGCCATGATACTTTTGGCAGCAGCAAGATCACGACATCTTACGTGGACAATCAATGGCTCAAATTTTACCCAGACCGGGTCTTCAGGAAGAGAAACCAATGCACGCTGAAGCTCAGCAAGCGTAACACCGCTATGACTCACCAATAACCAGACCGCTTCATGCTTTTTTCTGCTTGAAGGAAGGGCATACACCATACTTCTTCCTGCACAAGAACTAGTGGTAAAGTAATCACGGTGTTGATTGAATAAGGTAATGATCTCTTTGATTTCAGGATCAACATCTCCTTTCTTACTTTTATCTTTCTTCTGTAAGACTCCCTGCTTATCACTATCAAAAGGCATGGAAAGGAGAAAGCAAGAGACGTTTAAATAGCTTCACTTATTTATCCGTTTTTGATCAATAAAGGCCCGCATGGTCTCAACAAAATCTTGGGCTTCACGAGCATATCGATCATATTCTTCGCCAGAGATCTCTTTAATTTCACGATGGACAATCATCTTGGTGAGTTTGTAAAACTCTCGCATAGTATGGACATACCGTTCATGGAGCAATTTTTTCTTGACCATTTTCTCATGAAGGATATCTGCCACATGTTCTGGGCTTGGAGGAACCTCTCCCAAGCGCATTAAGGCTGCATGAGCAGCATCAATCACTGCCCAATAGAGATCAATGGTTGCCTGCAGGAGATGCCATTTTGAGTTGTGTAATGTTCTTGGAGCTCTCGTGAAATAAGTCCAAATACTTTCCTCGGATGGTCGCATTCTTCCTTGAAACAACAGTAACTGGAGTGGATCAAAGAAACCAGTATCAATCAAGGCAACCCCTTCACGGAGGATATTAACCCCAATAGGATCTCCAGCTCTGATATATTCCCAGAAGCTTGTTAATTTCATAGTTGTGACATGAATCCTTATCGAGGTACGCAGTAAGGTCTTTTCCGTAATGATACGATAAGCCTCAACCATCTCAGCAGTAAGAATGATAGAGACATCATCAACAATAACTAACAGATCAATATCGCTCTGGGGAGAGGTTGTTCCCCTGGTCTGGCTACCAAAAAGAACAACAGCCTTTAACATATTGCCAAATTCCTTATAGATCTTTTTGGTAAACTCTCGTGCCAACTGTAGATCTTCATGCTGATATCTCTGCTCAATTTGTTTCTTTCGCTCGTGGATCCTGAAGTCCATAGAACAGTCCTCTCTCTTTTTGTTCATCATAACTCCAGCGAGCTTTATTAAGCTTTGTGACTATTCTCAAAGGGTAAATTGATGGAAGAACACTGAAGTCCCCGGAAAGCGAATGGTAAGCACTAGATTTTTAAATCTCAAAGATCTTACAGGGTTATGCAACGCTACACGGTTATGAATAGCAAGGAAATCAAGGAACTGATGAAGGTTCTAGAAAAGGCTTATGGTTTCAGGGGAAAACTTGATTATGTTTCTCTGATGAATGAACATGAGCGAATTGTTTTAGTGAATAAAGAAGTTTTTAACGTAGAGCTTTCAAAACTGAAGATCGATGCTCTAGGGATGTATTTTGGTCAATATCATCAT from Candidatus Woesearchaeota archaeon includes the following:
- a CDS encoding nucleotidyltransferase domain-containing protein, producing MMNKKREDCSMDFRIHERKKQIEQRYQHEDLQLAREFTKKIYKEFGNMLKAVVLFGSQTRGTTSPQSDIDLLVIVDDVSIILTAEMVEAYRIITEKTLLRTSIRIHVTTMKLTSFWEYIRAGDPIGVNILREGVALIDTGFFDPLQLLLFQGRMRPSEESIWTYFTRAPRTLHNSKWHLLQATIDLYWAVIDAAHAALMRLGEVPPSPEHVADILHEKMVKKKLLHERYVHTMREFYKLTKMIVHREIKEISGEEYDRYAREAQDFVETMRAFIDQKRINK